Proteins encoded in a region of the Flavobacterium sp. MDT1-60 genome:
- a CDS encoding NAD(P)/FAD-dependent oxidoreductase translates to MQTSLKIAVVGSGLVGSLLAIYLKKAGHTVHVYDRSPDIRKINFSGRSINLAMSNRGWRALDGVGVGDAVREIAIPMDKRAIHLVDKLNFQNYGQEGESIYSISRGTLNRKMIDLAEQAGAEFYFEEKIWDVTLSDATLHIGETERGEWEEKKYDMVFGADGAFSRIRHRMQRQSMFNYSQEFLNMGYKELNIPANANGTHKLDKNSFHIWPRGKYMLIALPNLDGSFTCTLFMPFEGENSFESLTDRKMVEDFFEKNFPDSIEVIPKLAEDFFKNPTSTLVTMKCFPWTYEDKIALIGDACHAIVPFYGQGMNAGFEDITVLNEMIEKYGNDWKKIFSEYQISRKPNADAIAELSYRNFMEMSTKTADEKFLLQKKIEKAFSDKYPDKWIPLYSRVTFSDRPYAEALAIGDFQNGIMEEILKLNNIENIWNTPEVENKILELLQNA, encoded by the coding sequence ATGCAAACTTCACTAAAAATTGCCGTTGTAGGTTCTGGATTGGTAGGATCGCTGTTGGCAATTTACCTTAAAAAAGCAGGTCATACCGTTCATGTTTATGATCGTAGTCCTGATATTCGCAAAATTAATTTTTCGGGCCGTTCTATAAACCTGGCAATGTCTAATCGGGGCTGGAGAGCGCTTGATGGTGTTGGCGTCGGAGATGCTGTTCGCGAAATCGCGATTCCGATGGACAAACGTGCGATTCATTTGGTTGATAAACTCAATTTTCAGAACTACGGACAGGAAGGCGAATCGATTTATTCGATTTCAAGGGGAACTTTGAACCGAAAAATGATTGATCTTGCGGAACAGGCCGGAGCGGAGTTTTATTTTGAAGAAAAAATCTGGGATGTGACGCTGAGCGATGCGACTTTGCATATTGGCGAAACTGAAAGAGGGGAGTGGGAAGAGAAAAAATACGATATGGTTTTTGGTGCCGATGGCGCTTTTTCAAGAATCCGTCACAGAATGCAACGCCAGAGTATGTTTAATTATTCGCAGGAATTTTTGAATATGGGCTACAAAGAATTGAATATTCCGGCTAATGCCAATGGAACTCATAAATTAGATAAAAACTCATTTCATATTTGGCCTCGTGGTAAATACATGTTGATTGCGCTTCCTAATTTGGATGGAAGTTTTACATGTACTTTATTTATGCCTTTTGAAGGTGAAAATTCGTTTGAATCGCTTACAGACCGAAAAATGGTGGAGGATTTCTTTGAGAAAAACTTCCCGGATTCGATTGAAGTGATTCCGAAGCTGGCTGAAGATTTCTTTAAGAATCCAACCAGTACTTTGGTAACGATGAAATGTTTTCCGTGGACATATGAAGATAAAATTGCTTTAATTGGAGATGCTTGTCACGCCATTGTTCCGTTTTATGGACAAGGAATGAATGCCGGTTTTGAAGATATTACGGTTTTAAATGAAATGATCGAAAAGTACGGAAACGACTGGAAAAAGATTTTCTCTGAATATCAAATTTCACGCAAACCAAATGCCGATGCCATTGCAGAACTATCATATCGCAATTTCATGGAAATGAGTACAAAAACTGCTGATGAAAAATTCTTATTACAGAAGAAAATCGAAAAAGCATTTTCTGATAAATATCCTGATAAATGGATTCCGCTTTACAGTCGTGTAACTTTCAGCGATCGCCCCTATGCTGAAGCTTTGGCAATTGGCGATTTCCAAAACGGAATTATGGAAGAGATTCTAAAACTCAATAATATTGAAAATATTTGGAACACGCCAGAAGTAGAAAATAAGATTCTGGAGTTGTTGCAAAACGCATAA